The genomic segment TTCTCCCTTCCTTCACGCCGCACACTGGGTGGACTGGCCCCTCCTGGCTTCCCACCTGGTGGGGTTGGGGAATGGCTCCACCATCTTTTCTGACCACCCAGAAGTCAGCTCAGAGCAGTGGCTGTGAAACAGGCCCATGGGCTGACCAGCTGATGCCCCTTACCCCTGCCCCTGGGCCTCTCTCCCAGCAGATGGGGCCTGGCTGGGCAAGGAGGTGAGGATTCTGGGAGCACAGAAACTGGGAGGAAGGAAGCAGGTCCCCCTCAGCCCAGGGCTGCTTCAGGGGGTGTGTTGGGAAAAGAGTCTCAGAGGAAATCATGGCAGAGGGGCACACTCCACCAACTAAAATGGGCCGAGAGGGGTGGTGGGCTCTAGCCCCCGAAGGAAGGACTGGGCTCTACCAAAGAATGGTGGCCCATCAGGGACAAAGAGGGGATCTTGGGGAGTCTTTCGCATTATTGTAATGATTAAAAATTgtatccttaaaaaaattaaagctaagaTGAAAGTCTCTTTTGACCACTACCCCCGGTCCTGGTCCCCTTCCCGTCTCCTTGTTAGTttggcgattctcctgcctcagcctctcaggtagctgggattataggtgtccgcTTATTTTttatcatgcccggctaatttttaccataccctgctaatttttaccgtgcccagctaatttttccatttttagtagagatggggttggccaggctggtctcgaactcctgacctcaggtgatccacccgcctcgccctcccaaagtgctgggattacaggcatgacccacggCGCCCAGCCCACACACTGTTGTTTGTTGACTTCTCTGCATCCTTGGAGaacattctctctcctttccctacACTTGTAAGTGCCTGTGCGCTTGTGGTTTATATAAAGTTATGCCATGTGTATTGCTGTGCTTTATTTCACAGAACAACAGCACATCTTGGAGGATTTTCCACATTAGAACACGCTGTACCCAGTTCTTTGTCTGCTGTGTGGTACTGCAGAGCATGGACATGCTACAGTGTATTTTATTATGCCCACCCCCAGCCAcatagagttgtttgttttcGGGTCACAGATAACCCTGCAGGGATAGGCCTCTTCGTGCCTGGGAGTGAGTGATTCTCTAGTGGCATCACTGGGGTCACacactgtttttaatttttggcagGGACTCCCAAACCATCCCCCTGGAGTAGCCATATCAAAGTACTctcctggggccaggcacggtggctcacgcctgtaatcccagcactttggaaggctgaggcaggtggatcatgaggtcaggagttcgagaccagcatggccaacatggtgaaaccgcatctgtactaaagatacaaaaaaaaaaaattagctgggtgtggtggcatgcgcctgtaatcccagctactcaggaggctgaggcaggagaattgcttgaatccaggaggtggaggttgcagtgagccgaggttgcaccattgcactccagcctgggcaacagggcgagacgccatctcaaaaaacaaaacaaaacaaaacaaaacacacacacaaaacaaacaaaaaaaccacaaagtgCTCTCCTGGGAGAGGACCTGGCTCCCCATCAGGGATTTCTGCAGCATCTAGGCCCCCCTGGGGTGTGTCCCCATCAGACAGCCTGGGTGCTGGTGAAGCTCCCATGACAACTCCTTCCAGGATCCTGGGTCAGTCACTTACCCTCTTGCAGCCTGAGTTCATCTTCACCAGGTTGTTTTGTTGTGAAGGCGGAAAAGTGAGATAAAAGATGGAGCAAGTCTAACTTGGGGACCTCAGTAAATGTGAATTCCTGCACCTGCAGGGCTGACCTCTGTGCATGCTCTTCTCCCCGGCCCCAACCCTTTATCATGGGACAATCCCATTGGTCCCTAACAGTAGCTGGCATCATTGCAGGGCCCACAGAAGTACAGGACTGGGTGAAGGGTGGGCTTGGCCTGCAGGATCTGTTAACTTTGGAGAGACAGCCCATCTCTCACCTCTCTATCCTGGAGAACATGGAAGGGTGTCTCCTCCCACAAGGGAGAAAGTTCTGTGGCTGGTCAGAGAAGGGACACGGGTTTGTCTCCCTACCCCCACCTCTGGCCCCACACTGTGATGGTGCTATGCAGTCCCCTGCCAGGACCACCAATGCCCTGCTGCCAACACATGCTTTGCTAAGGCTATGTGAGACTGTAGGGTCATTTATCCGCCCACTAGGTCAAGGGGATAGAGTGGTGATTAAGATGGACAAggtcggccaggcgcagtggctcacgcttgtaatcccagcactttgggaggccaaggcgggtggatcactagaggtcaggagtttgagaccagcctggccaacatgatgaaaccccgactctactaaaaatacaaaaattagctgggcgtggtggtgcatgcttgtgatcccagctactcaggaggccgaggcaggagaatcgcttgaacccgggaggtggagattgcagtgagccgagatcgagccactgcactccagtctaggcaacagagtgagactccatctcaaaaaaaaaaaaaaaaaaaaaaagatgaggccgggcgcggtggctcacacctgtaatcccagcactttgggaggccgaggcaggcggatcatgaggtcaggagatcgagaccatcctggctaacacggtgaaaccccgtctctactaaaaatacaaaaaaaaaattagccaggctcggtggcaggcgcccgtagtcccagctatgcgggaggctgaggcagaagaatggcgtgaaccccggggggcggagcctgcagtgagccgagatcgcgccactgcactccagcctgggtgaaagagcgagactccgtctcaaaaaaaaaaaaaaaaaaaagatggacaagGTTTCTACCATCGGAGCATGAGTATCATCATATTGTCAGCACATGAGTATCAATCAGTAAACAAGGTAATTGCCCAGTGAGATAACTACTGCGAATTTAGAAAACTGGCTAGAATGATAGAGAACAGAGTCAGGGAGCCCTTCCCTGGTTATACTGGGTGACTAAGAAGGATCTTCTGAGGTGTTTAAACAGAGATCTTCAATGAGGCAGGACTTTTGTGGTTGCAGGTCTTAAAAACCTCTCACATAGCAAGCACACACACGAAAAGGATTTATTGGCTTGCACAAGAAGAAAAGCAAGGAGTGTTTTCTTTCAGGTATAGCTGGATTTCGTCAGGAACCTTCTTCCATCTTTTAGTCTTGCTCTCCAGTGTTGGCTGCATTCACTGCAGGTTCGTTCCCTAAGGGTCCTTTCTACAAACCCCAGGAGATGGTAGAAAATGACCAGGATTGGGACTCTGattggaacacctgaggtcagaggaCTATGTTTGAACCaaattctggccagggaaatGTACTACTCTGATTGGCTATTGGAATGGAGTACTCTGATTGGCCAGCGGAATGGAGTATTCTGATTAGCCAGGCTTGCCAGGGATCCGGTTATGCCAGCCAAACAAAATGGGTTGAGGGGGCAGAGGTGTGAAGCTCCCATAGTGGGACAGGGTGGCTGGCAAACCCCACAGAtttcaaggaggaggaggagccagttGACTGAGCATGGGGCAGGTAAGGGGAGTTCCTGGCAGAGGAGACAGTGAGTGCAAAGATTCCAATGGGGAAGGCAATGTGACCTGTTTGAGGCAGTCAGGAGATCCGCCTCACTCTCTCAGGTGCCTTCTCCTGGCCCTTACGCCCCCTAGCCTCCTGTTGCAGCACTTACCTCTCTGGGCTGAGGTTCTGGCTTCTCTCCCTGCAGTCTGGGGCCCTCCTTCTGGGAGGTCCTCCTTGCCTCCCACAGTGAAGGGTTTGGACTTCCAGCTGGACCACCCAGCTAAAGCAGGTAAAAGTGAGAACCTGCCCCTGCTACAACAATCAGCGTCCCCCTTATAGACCTTTGGTGCCCTCAAAGGATTCCCCAGTTATGTGTGCAGAGACACTCAGTCCCCAATAGAAGCAGAGAACAGTGACCAGAATGATGTACTCAGATCCACAGAGACCACAGTACAACAGCAACATGATGGAGAGGCACAGCTCCCCACAGGGTTCTTCACCCCCACACCTCTCCCCGCCCTTTCTCTCACCTCCACACCATgacaggtcttactctgtcatccaggctggagtgcggtggcaccatctcggctcactgcaacctccgcctcccgggctcaagcgatcctctcccACCTGTCTCCCGAGCAtgcctgggaccacaggcatgcaccaccacacccaggtaatttttttgtatttttggtagagacagagttttgacatgttgcccaggctggtctcaaactcctgagctcaagcgatccacccccacccccacttggtctcccaaagtgctgggattacaggcgtgagccacctcacccagctcccatatTCTTAAAAAACTACTATAAGATATTCACACGCCACCCCATATACTGTGCAGTCAGGAAGAGAGGTTCTGAAAACAGGAAGTCAGGAGGCACATCCTGAGGTCCCCAAGAGTTTCCTGGCACTGACCTTGGTGACAAAAGCAGTGTGTTTTGAGGGTGGAGGAAGCCACAGGACAGTCTGGCACACAAGACAACTCATggcagaataataataattattataataacagTATCATACATCAAGGACAAACCCAGCTGCCCCAAGCCTACTGCAAAATCTGTATGTACAGTATAGTCTTTGTGGGTGGGGTACAGGACTGCCCGCCTGCACCCTCAGGCCTTACTCATACCAGCTCCCTGAGGAGGGGCCGGCCCCTCCTCTTGCCCCTGTTGAAGCTTGGCACAGGCTGGGGAGGCTGGCACTGCCAACGCCATCCCTCCGTGTTGGGCAAGCCTGTTCCAAGGGGCTGGCCTCACCTCCCCCACTGTGGCCTGGCTGCAAGGGATTGGGGGTGAGCTTGTTGAGGGACAAGGCGGTGGCAGCTGTGGGGTGTGTCTCATCTGAGTCCCCTTTCCACCCCTATCGGCTCTTCCTGCGGGCCTGCCCACGGCAGGAAGGGGCCAGGGACACTCATGGCACAGACAGGGCATGCAGAGCGGACCCATGGCATGCTCGGCCCGCCGGGTGCCATGCAGCTGTCCTGGACTGTTGGGTAGCTGTCAGAGGGCTGAGTCGGTGGTGGAGTTCAAGGATCCCCCGATGGGCTGGGCTGCTGATTCAGTCTGTTGGGGGGTGTCCTGGGAGCTGGGCTGTTGGGTAGGCAGCTGCAGAAATTCTGGAAGTACCAGGTCCTCTTTCCTCAGAAGGCCCCGCTGGTCGTGGGCCCCGCTGCTCTGCACCCGGTTCAGCAGCTCCACCAGGCCTGGAGGCAAGCCACAGCATGAGGGTCCCCCCGGCAGACCTGCCTATATGCTAGCCCACAATAGTCCCACTGCCTTACTGTGGCCACAGCCTCCCTGGCCCCAGCAACAATGGCCTGTGGCCCCGTTCCAGCCCCTTTGACCCCCCCCAACCCCTGTCCTTCCTGTTACACGCCCAATGGCACCCAGCCCCCTGCCTTAGCTCAAGGCTGTCTGATGCCACCCTGAATGGTCCCCAACCCCACTGCCCTAGTCTCTCTGATCCCCAGCTCATCCACCATGTACCTTCGATGTCACAGGTCTGCCGCTTTCCAGTGGCACTACTGGGCACCTTCACCAGAGAACTGGGGGACGCTGGAGGGGGATGGGTGGCCTTGTCCTGAGTTCTAGGTGGGCAGCCCTGCGagaatgtggggtcagagccaaAATCGGGAGGGGAGAAGCGGAGGGTGGAAGAGGCCACTCGCCTTTCGCTCACCTGGCTGCGGCAGGGAGATTTGTCACGGGCTTTGGAGATCTTTACACCTGCAGCAGACAGCGCCACAGTTAGTGTTTGCCTCCCACCTGGACCCCCTTCCTCCTGGGCCACAGCTGTTCCAGATCAAGCCCCGAGGCCAACGTCTCCTACCTGGAAGAGTGTCCAAAACCAGTTTCTGGGCCGCCACCGAGCTCACTAGCTTCCCCAGATCCAGAGGCTCCTTCTCGCCTGGCTGCGGGGAGAGGTCAGCAGCCCGAGGGACAGGCCTccgcccggccccggccccggccccggccccgggcCCGCCCCACCTAGCCTCGCCTCGCCCCGCCCCGCGGCCCGGCAGCTCACCCGGTGCAGCGACACCTGTAGCGGGCTCAAGCCGTGCTTCTCCAGAATGGGCTGCAGCGCCTCCTGCAGCCGCTTGGTGGGCTTGGCTGAGATTCGTACCACGCGCTCCAGCGCCGTCAGCTCGAGCCTGCGCGGAACCCTCGGGCAGCAGAGGGCCGGAGGGCCGGCCCCCAGCCAAACCCTTCCCAGGACAAACACGAGGGGGTGGAGCTTGAACTGCAGAAGGTGGGACTGGCTTGTAGGGGGCGGAGTTTGTCCCAGGGGCTGGGCTAGCACGAGGGGCGGAGCCTGGGGAGCCAGGTAGCTAGAACAGGGCCTGAAGGGAGCGTCAGGACCTGGGACCCAGACTTGGGGGCAGGACACTCACTCGAAGGTGATCCTGTTTTCCAGCCGCACTTCCTGATCCGCCAGCACAGTGCAGTCCTGATCCAGGACCAGGGCCTTCTGTGGATGCCAGGCAGGGTCTAAGagtccctcccccaacccccagccatCCCTGTGGGTCTGAGAACAACTTCACGCCCTCCCATGGCCACCACTGGGGCTTCctagagggagggatggagggtggAAGAGCTGTAGGGGAGCAAATGGGTTAAGGTACCAAGCTGGAGTCCAAGCCTAGGAAAACCAAGGCCAGGGAGAAAAGTGGCAAGAATGCTGGACATTCTTGGGAAAGGACAGAAATTACGAGAAACCTAGCTGCTGGGATGAAATAATAAGGGGCAGGCCTAGATCCGGGATCCCTGGCCTACTCTTCCTGTGCCAGGACAGGCTCTGCCCCCAGGACAGCTGTCCCATGTCCCTCAGGTGTGTGAAATCCGACCAGAccagctggaagcatttcctccCTCACCACCCACCTTTGATCAACCACCCTGGCCTGGTCCCATTTATGACATTtgtccacttctctccattccccGCTACTAAGGACACTTCCTGTTTCCTCATTCAAAAAGGGCCCACCCTCAAAACTGCTGTGAAACCAGAGGATGTGAAGCATctggcacaatgcctggcacacagtaggtacatAAACAGTAACTCTCGTGATGACCACCTTCAGAGGCCCCACTGCCTGCTCCAGCCTGatgtgggggttgggggcagcATCTCCTAGGCAGTAGGCTTATGCTGTGCTGCAGGAGCAGGTGGAGTGTGGGTGAGGAAGTTATATTTAGCACGTATGAAAGCCCATCTGGGCTGCTGGCAGCTGCCCTAGCGGCCTGAAAAGAGTGGGCAGAACGCCTCCTACTACTGCCCTCCCACCCCTGCACTACAGGCCCCTGAACATGCCCCGCAAGTACCCGCCTGCAGGCCTTTGCCtaagctgttccctctgcctggaatatccTCCCGCACAGCTCTGCCAGGCAAACTCCTCCCCATCCACATCAACTGCTGCTTCTTCCATGAAGCCTTCCGGACACCAGCCAGAAATGCCTACCTTCTCCCAAGAGACCTTCTCTGGAGTTTTCAGTCTTCCTCCTCCCTGATCACTCCCTGCTTGGCTTACTTTCAGCCTGTGGGCCAGGAGGACAGCCCCAGATCTTGGTTCCTCTCCCCCACACACTGGCACGGCCTTAGGACTTGTCTACTAGGTAAATGAAATCCCGATGGCCCCCTGGAAGGTAGCATTTTTCCTTGAGATACCTCTGACTGAATGGTTTCCTTTAAAGCCAGTTTTCACCTAggtcttctttatttatttatttttttgagacagagtctcgccttgtcgcccaggctggagtgcagtggcacaatcttggctcactgcaagctccgcctcccaggttcacaccattctcctgcctcagcctctccgagtagctgggactacaggcacccgccactccgcccggctaattttttgtatttttagtagagacggggtttcaccgtggtctcgatctcctgacctcgtgatccgcccgcctcggcctcccaaagtgctgggattagaagcgtgagccaccgcgcccagcctcgcCTAGGTCTTCTTTAAAGTTTAAGCTAGTTTGCACCTAAAGGAAAAAGTTCATTGGTTAGGTGCAGTTGGGTGCCATTAGAGGCTAAGGAGGTGAGGGCACCCCATGGATGGCCATTTCCAGGATGGGTCTGTGGGGATGGGAGTCTGGACTCTGGGAATGATGAGGGGCAAACCCCAGCTCCAACAGTGGTTCTCTCCAGTTTTACCTCCCTAAGATCACTACAGTAGGAcgatagatgaagctggaaacttgGAAGGGCatgaggtggggggtgggtggaTGTCTGAGTGAGTGAAAGTTGGTGCTGAGGTTGCTCTGGAGTTGGGTTTAGAACTTGAATTGGGGTTGGAGCCATGACTGAGCAGAGACAGAAATGGAGTTGGGGTCAGGATCAGGAAGGAGGTTAGAGTTGGAGCCAGGTCAGGTTCCCACCTGTTCATTGCCCACCAGGTAGACCTTGATGTCGGGTAGAGAGAGGCCTCGTTTCTCACAGATCCCTGCCAGCATGTCTCGGATGGTGAGGCCCGGTCTGGCCAGGGCCAAGGAGGCTGTGCCGTCAGGCAGGTACACACAGCAGTACTTCCCTGGCCGGCTTTCACTTTCACCCTCGGTGCTCCCAAGGCTCTTCCGGTGGCTCTGATTCAGGGCAGGAGTGGGGGAGATTATGTGTACACATGCAAGGGCATGCACACAGGTACCGAGACAGGTAAGCTTGCTGGGGCTCAAGCATGCACACGCACTCCGAAGGCAGGCAAAGATACGGCCTCCCGCAggaacacacatatgcacacccaGGCATATGGGCACCTAGAGACGGGTCCACCTGCTGATTCCCACACACGTGCTGTGTATACACACCTGGGCgctgcacatgtgcacacatctACCGACTGAGGATGTGTACCCATGACATATATGGGGACCAATATAGTGAGGACAGGAGACAAGTAAGGAGGCTGAAGGGTTGGCTACGCAGAGCAAGCTGGGAGACGCAGTAAGGACAGCAACTTGGAATGAGGGCCACCACGTAAACGGGCCTGAGTAGTGACCCTAGCCCATAGAGCATCTTGTCTTCCCCAACAGTCGGCTCACCTCAGATTTGCTGCTGACGAAGGCTAGGAAGCCAAGGTCCAGGCTGGCGGAGGAGTTGAGGGAGCCCTGAGACTCTCGGCGCAAGGCGGCGTTTGCAGTCCCGCCCAGCTCTAGTGAAGAGGAAGCGATGAACGCGAACAGCCCCCCGCCCTCACCCATCTTCTGCGGAAGCCTGTTCCCCACTGGTGGGCCTTGTTTGGAGCCATCCTGCAGAGGCCCAGGTGTAAATCCCTGGGAGCGACACCACCGTTGGAGATTTCCAAACGTCTGAGGTCTAGCCCAGGACCCGAACCACCCAGGGGAGTGTGGTGGTCACTGGGACCTGCTTTTCAATTTTCACAGACTTACAGACTGTGGGCCACGTAGGAGGAAGGGGGCACTCCCCAGACTTGCCCAAACTCCCGCCTTCCCCCCATCTCTGTTGCTTGTTCCTGCCCTCACCCCTGCGGAAGGACTTGCGAAGAGAGCGGCCCCCAGGACCCTCAACAGGTGGCAGCTGCCCCAACTCCTCCACACCCAGCGGCAGCGACTTCCCGGGCTTCAGCTTCGGCTTCTGTGGGTACAGGGGAGGCGCTGGCACAGGGCTGGGCCCCAGCCCGCATGCAGAACTTGGGCATAGACCCGCAGATCTGCACGCGGGGGCGTCCCCTCTTGCACGCGGTCCGCAGGACCCCCTGCCTCGCCCAGTCCCACGCACCTTCCTCGTGGCGTCAGGGCTGCCGAGGCGCGAGGATCCAGGTTCCCGCAGAGGGCGCCCCTCGGCTTCGGCTAGCAGGCACTCGCGGTACAGCGGGGACTTGACGAAGCGCGCATAGCTGTCGAACTTCATCAAGTTGAAGATCTGCGGGGCGACCCCGGAACAGGTGAgccggggctggggtgggggcgcTGGGCTGCCTGCACCCAGGCCCGGTCCTTGGGGCTGGCCCCGCCCCCAACGTAGGGCGGGATTTCCCAAGCCCCGCCCCGACCTCAGTTCCCATACCCACCCCCGGGGTCCAGGCCCCGCCCCGAGCTCAGCTGGGTTCCGCCTCTAACTGTCCTTCCCCCATGCCTCTGATACCGCCCTCTGAGCTCCGCCCTGCCTGCCCCGGCATTTGGCTGTCTCCGCCTCCAAATCTGCCCCCTCCGCTTTGTAGTTCAAGCTCCCTGCCAGGGTCCGACCCCGCCCCTGCGCCTTTTGTCTCCCTTTCAAGGCCAATCTACCCGGGATCGCCCACCTGAAGCTGCTGTGCCCGAAACATGTCCGGCCGAGGCTCGGCCAGCACCTCCTCGCCAAGCCAGGCCTGACGGTCGATGTTCACTGGGCTCAGCGCCTGGCTGGACAGGAACTCCTGGTAGATGTTGCGGGCCTCCTGAGCTAGCTGAAGGAGGAAGGACAGGAGGAGTTGTTCAGGGAGCATGGCCCAgttcccctctccccatccctcgGCCCcagctcccccttcccccacctgcTGGGTATCGCTGGCCGGGATCTGTTGGAAGCGCTCGCAGGCCTTCCAGAAAGTCACGTTTTCCGCGCTGAACTCCTTTTTCAGGAACTcctgggaggggaaggagggggaggcaggCAGAGACTCAGAGACAGAGACCAAACTGGGGGGTGTGATCAAAGAGATTGGGACAGAGACAGGGCCAAAAGACCAAGCCAGACAGATAGGGCCAGACAGACAGATGGAGCCAGATCGATCTGAAGGcagggagagaaaatgagaggcaGAGACAAggacaggaagaaggaagaaaagttcCCAgctgggagaagaggaagagggtaCTGCAGGAAGGCTAGATGAAGAAGCTGACAGAGGACCCCACTCTGGCCAGCCTGAAGCTCCATCCACGCCCTGCCCTCTCCCGTGtccccccttccctttccctacCCAGGCTTacagtgaagtaagccaggcccAGCGGGTCCTGCAGCAGCCGCTCGAAGGACAGGGCCCAGCTGGCCACAGGCTGCTCCTCGGTTGGGAAGGGGCTGCTGGTaccactggggaggctgtggaTGCTGAGGGAGCTGCCGCGGCCCTCACCCTGGCCCTGGGGCCCCGTCGTGCTGCTCAACTCTGCAGGGGGATGGACAAGTCGGGGTGAGCCTTGCTGccttctccagcccctggcacaACCCACCCTCCCCCATGCATCCGCTCTGCAGCCATGTTCCCTGGAAAGATAGCAGGTGGCAGGGGTGTCCCCAcccatctccacctccctcctccctcccactcaGCCAGTTCTCCTCCACACATTCTGTCACTTACCTCCATCTGACACAGCCAGAACCTATAGGAGACCCAACAGAGAAAGTCAGACGAGCCCAGTGAGGATTCCCAGGGGACAATTCTGGGCCCAATTCCCAGGAGCTGGAACTGTGTTCTCCTCCACCTGGGCATCCCCGGCCAGGTTCTACTTGGTCAGGGTTTTGCTCAGGCTGCCTCTGGCTCCTCTTCCATCCTGTG from the Nomascus leucogenys isolate Asia unplaced genomic scaffold, Asia_NLE_v1 Super-Scaffold_3019, whole genome shotgun sequence genome contains:
- the RGS14 gene encoding regulator of G-protein signaling 14 isoform X1 encodes the protein MPGKPKHLGVPNGRMVLAVSDGELSSTTGPQGQGEGRGSSLSIHSLPSGTSSPFPTEEQPVASWALSFERLLQDPLGLAYFTEFLKKEFSAENVTFWKACERFQQIPASDTQQLAQEARNIYQEFLSSQALSPVNIDRQAWLGEEVLAEPRPDMFRAQQLQIFNLMKFDSYARFVKSPLYRECLLAEAEGRPLREPGSSRLGSPDATRKKPKLKPGKSLPLGVEELGQLPPVEGPGGRSLRKSFRRELGGTANAALRRESQGSLNSSASLDLGFLAFVSSKSESHRKSLGSTEGESESRPGKYCCVYLPDGTASLALARPGLTIRDMLAGICEKRGLSLPDIKVYLVGNEQKALVLDQDCTVLADQEVRLENRITFELELTALERVVRISAKPTKRLQEALQPILEKHGLSPLQVSLHRPGEKEPLDLGKLVSSVAAQKLVLDTLPGVKISKARDKSPCRSQVSERRVASSTLRFSPPDFGSDPTFSQGCPPRTQDKATHPPPASPSSLVKVPSSATGKRQTCDIEGLVELLNRVQSSGAHDQRGLLRKEDLVLPEFLQLPTQQPSSQDTPQQTESAAQPIGGSLNSTTDSAL
- the RGS14 gene encoding regulator of G-protein signaling 14 isoform X2, producing the protein MPGKPKHLGVPNGRMVLAVSDGELSSTTGPQGQGEGRGSSLSIHSLPSGTSSPFPTEEQPVASWALSFERLLQDPLGLAYFTEFLKKEFSAENVTFWKACERFQQIPASDTQQLAQEARNIYQEFLSSQALSPVNIDRQAWLGEEVLAEPRPDMFRAQQLQIFNLMKFDSYARFVKSPLYRECLLAEAEGRPLREPGSSRLGSPDATRKKPKLKPGKSLPLGVEELGQLPPVEGPGGRSLRKSFRRELGGTANAALRRESQGSLNSSASLDLGFLAFVSSKSESHRKSLGSTEGESESRPGKYCCVYLPDGTASLALARPGLTIRDMLAGICEKRGLSLPDIKVYLVGNEQKALVLDQDCTVLADQEVRLENRITFELELTALERVVRISAKPTKRLQEALQPILEKHGLSPLQVSLHRPGEKEPLDLGKLVSSVAAQKLVLDTLPGVKISKARDKSPCRSQGCPPRTQDKATHPPPASPSSLVKVPSSATGKRQTCDIEGLVELLNRVQSSGAHDQRGLLRKEDLVLPEFLQLPTQQPSSQDTPQQTESAAQPIGGSLNSTTDSAL